DNA sequence from the Williamwhitmania taraxaci genome:
AACTACTAAGAAAATGAAAAATCTACTTTTAACAACCGCTCTTTTTCTAGGCCTTGGCCTAACTGTAAATGCTCAAAACGAACGATTTGCAAAGGGCATGGAAGCATCTCTTACAAAGTTGGATAGCGTAAAAAACCAACAGGACTACCTCAATACTGCTGCATCATTCCAGCGTATTGCCCTTGCCGAAAAAACCAGATGGGAACCCTACTACTACTCTGCCTACTGCCGAATAATCGCTGCTTTTATGGAGCAAGATAAGGATAAGGTAGATGGGATTCTCGACGCTGCTGAGGAGGATTTGAATGCAGCGCTGGCAATCAATTCTAAGAACTCGGAAGTTTATACCATACAGGCAATGCTCTACCAAGCCCGCATCAGCGTTAGCTTTACCCGGGGCATGAAATATTCTGGCATGGCCAACGAATCTATTGAAAAAGCTATTGTGATGAATCCATCCAACCCACGCGCATACTATATTAAAGGACAGAATATTTTTTACACTCCTGCCATGTTTGGTGGCGGTGCCGATAAAGCAAAACCAAATTTTGAGAAAGCCTTAGCATTGTTCAACGCACAAGGTACAGCAACAAATAGTTTTGCTCCAGCTTGGGGTAAGAATAAAACTATAGGGATGCTAAAAGCCTGTGAGGAGAAGCAATAGATTGATATGGAGGCAATCTCTTCTTTATCAAAGGGAGAGATTGCTTTGCACTCCAATGATTATTGCCACAAAAACGTCTCGTTCTCCTATTATCCTTTATATTTGAGTAGATAATAATATGACCGCCATGAGCAACAAAACTCGAGTACATAAAATACTACGCCATATTTACGATTTGCTGATTTGCGCAGCCATTGGCGGCTTCATCTCTGCTATTTTTATGGACTTTCAAATCATAAAGTATTTTGGAAATTTTATACAGGGCAGCCTTTATGGAATGTTTATTGGAGGAGGTGTGTGGAAAGGAAATGAAGTGCTCGGCTACTTTGTATCCAAGAAATATGGCTGGCGCGACCAACCCAAAAAAACATTTATCTGGGATATCATTATTTCAGCGCTTTATACTTTTGTCTGGATAAATCTCTGCGATTACATCTTCTTTAAATATTCGCTTGGCATGGAAGGGAAACAGCTAATGTATCAGCTGGTTTTCACCGGACTAATTACTTTTTTGATAAGTCTTTTTATCACCTCGATCTTCTATAGTAAGGCCTTTTTTCAATCGTGGAGAGAGGCTGTTGTTCGGGAGGAGAAGTATAAGGCTGAAAGCGAGCGGTTTCACCACCAAATGCTCAAGAATCAGGTTAATCCGCACTTCCTCTTCAATAGTTTAAATACGCTCACCTCGTTGGTGGAGCAAAATCCCAA
Encoded proteins:
- a CDS encoding sensor histidine kinase — encoded protein: MSNKTRVHKILRHIYDLLICAAIGGFISAIFMDFQIIKYFGNFIQGSLYGMFIGGGVWKGNEVLGYFVSKKYGWRDQPKKTFIWDIIISALYTFVWINLCDYIFFKYSLGMEGKQLMYQLVFTGLITFLISLFITSIFYSKAFFQSWREAVVREEKYKAESERFHHQMLKNQVNPHFLFNSLNTLTSLVEQNPKEAVKFIKKLSDVYRYVLEQRDNEMVLLQEEIDLVKSYVFMQQHRYGENLMVSINVEHLNWMLPPMSMQMLLENAIKHNTITEESPLLISIEEVNGYLVISNTLKPRRSLGDETGIGLSNIKSRYEFLTSKPVSYGPENGLHFVVRIPLLEPNR